Proteins encoded by one window of Streptococcus sanguinis:
- a CDS encoding YkgJ family cysteine cluster protein, with protein MTQEIDLEKYHQLALQKQKEHRKFLASLKKKPPKNLDKIARQIHDEVFEEIDCTACANCCKTLGPDFKEADIVRIAKYFKMKLPAFEEEFLQVDEDGDKVFKAMPCPFLGGDNLCSIYDVRPKACREFPHTDRKKIHQINHLTIKNTLTCPAAYLFVEKLRDRL; from the coding sequence ATGACTCAAGAAATCGACCTTGAAAAGTACCATCAATTAGCTCTGCAGAAGCAGAAAGAGCACCGAAAATTTTTAGCCAGTCTCAAGAAAAAGCCACCAAAAAATCTAGATAAAATTGCTCGGCAAATCCATGATGAGGTCTTTGAAGAGATTGACTGTACAGCCTGTGCCAATTGCTGTAAAACTCTGGGGCCAGACTTTAAGGAAGCCGACATTGTCCGCATTGCCAAGTATTTCAAGATGAAGCTGCCGGCTTTTGAAGAGGAGTTTCTGCAGGTGGACGAAGACGGTGACAAGGTTTTCAAGGCGATGCCTTGTCCTTTTTTAGGTGGGGACAATCTCTGCTCGATCTACGATGTCCGTCCCAAGGCTTGCAGAGAATTTCCCCATACAGACCGAAAAAAGATTCATCAGATTAATCATCTGACAATCAAAAATACCCTGACCTGTCCAGCGGCTTATCTCTTTGTGGAGAAGCTGCGGGATAGGTTGTAA
- a CDS encoding AraC family transcriptional regulator — protein MMHQFNQTMEYLESKLDAEVDLQKFQQLSGYSYALFSRLFSILADMTLAEYLRNRRLSEAVTDLRESSEKVIDIAMKYGYESADAFSAAFKKFHGATPSEVRNGKPYRVFPRLQLSLKITGGKNMDIKIQKKPAFTVAGVLLEAIDNSQCPTAWEQLYANHNFESLESLGSGQSFGVCSDVKEGEIINYMAAYDVTDKAKAEEFGLSIKEIAEAEYAIVPVKGAIPASIHHAWKYVLEVFFPETGYRHSGTPDFEVYSEGNMSSPDYQIELWIPVVK, from the coding sequence ATGATGCATCAATTCAATCAAACCATGGAATATCTGGAAAGTAAGTTGGACGCAGAAGTAGATTTGCAGAAATTTCAGCAGCTATCGGGCTATTCTTATGCTCTCTTCAGCAGGCTCTTTTCTATCCTGGCAGATATGACTTTAGCAGAATACTTGCGCAATCGCAGGCTATCAGAAGCTGTGACGGACTTGCGGGAAAGCTCTGAGAAAGTCATTGACATAGCGATGAAATACGGCTATGAGTCTGCGGATGCCTTTAGTGCAGCCTTTAAGAAATTCCATGGTGCGACTCCCTCAGAAGTTCGAAATGGAAAGCCTTATCGCGTCTTTCCTAGACTTCAATTATCCTTAAAGATTACAGGAGGAAAGAACATGGATATCAAGATTCAAAAGAAACCTGCTTTTACCGTGGCAGGCGTCCTATTAGAAGCGATTGACAATAGCCAGTGCCCAACTGCTTGGGAGCAGCTCTATGCCAATCACAACTTTGAAAGCCTAGAAAGTCTGGGCAGTGGCCAATCCTTTGGCGTCTGCTCGGATGTCAAAGAAGGCGAAATCATCAACTATATGGCCGCTTATGATGTGACGGATAAAGCCAAAGCAGAAGAATTTGGTCTGTCAATCAAAGAAATCGCAGAAGCTGAATATGCTATCGTACCAGTCAAGGGGGCTATACCAGCCAGCATCCACCATGCTTGGAAATACGTCTTAGAAGTCTTTTTCCCAGAAACAGGTTATCGCCACTCAGGAACACCAGATTTTGAAGTTTACAGCGAGGGTAATATGTCCTCCCCAGACTATCAAATAGAACTCTGGATACCTGTGGTGAAATAA
- a CDS encoding YjjG family noncanonical pyrimidine nucleotidase, whose translation MSYKFLLFDLDHTLLDFDTAEDIALTHFLEEQGVTEIQIYKDYYIPMNKGLWRDLEQGKITKPELVNTRFSRLFAHFGIEKDGAELALLYQQHIAQQGQTYAGASELLDSLTAADYEIYGATNGITAIQTGRMAHSDISPYFNHIFISEQMGTQKPEALFYEKIAEQIPDFDLSQTLMIGDSLTADIAGANNAGLDSLWYNPKQLENKSLFQPTYTAYSYDDIIRLLLP comes from the coding sequence TTGTCATACAAATTTCTACTTTTCGATCTTGACCATACCTTGCTGGATTTTGATACGGCAGAAGATATCGCCTTGACTCATTTTTTGGAGGAGCAGGGCGTGACGGAGATTCAGATCTACAAAGACTATTATATTCCCATGAACAAGGGGCTTTGGCGGGATCTAGAGCAGGGGAAAATCACCAAGCCGGAGCTGGTCAATACTCGCTTTTCTCGTCTTTTTGCTCATTTTGGCATTGAGAAGGATGGCGCTGAGTTAGCTCTCCTCTATCAACAGCACATTGCACAGCAAGGACAAACCTACGCTGGTGCTAGTGAGCTTTTGGACAGTCTGACAGCAGCTGATTATGAGATTTACGGAGCGACCAATGGCATCACGGCTATTCAGACCGGCCGTATGGCCCATTCCGACATTTCACCCTATTTTAACCATATTTTCATCTCGGAGCAGATGGGGACTCAGAAGCCTGAAGCTTTATTTTATGAAAAAATAGCAGAGCAGATACCAGATTTTGATCTTTCTCAGACTTTGATGATTGGGGACTCTTTGACTGCAGATATTGCTGGCGCTAATAATGCCGGACTGGACTCTCTCTGGTACAATCCCAAGCAGCTAGAAAATAAAAGTCTTTTTCAGCCGACCTATACCGCCTATTCTTATGACGACATTATCAGACTCTTGCTTCCATAA
- the rpsP gene encoding 30S ribosomal protein S16 — protein sequence MAVKIRLTRMGSKKKPFYRINVADSRSPRDGRFIETVGTYNPLVAENQVTLKEDRILEWLGNGAQPSDTVRNILSKEGVLKKFHDSKYSK from the coding sequence ATGGCAGTAAAAATCCGTTTGACTCGTATGGGTTCTAAGAAAAAACCTTTCTACCGTATCAATGTTGCAGATTCACGTTCACCTCGTGACGGACGTTTCATCGAAACAGTTGGTACTTACAACCCACTTGTAGCTGAAAACCAAGTGACTTTGAAGGAAGACCGTATCCTTGAGTGGTTGGGTAATGGTGCACAACCTTCTGATACTGTACGCAACATCCTTTCAAAAGAAGGCGTATTGAAGAAATTCCACGATTCAAAATACTCTAAATAA
- the kphA gene encoding RNA-binding protein KphA → MDTIENLIIAIVKPLISQPDALTIKIEDTPEFLEYHLDLDQSDVGRVIGRKGRTISAIRTIVYSVPTEYKKVRIVIDEK, encoded by the coding sequence ATGGACACGATTGAAAATCTAATTATTGCGATAGTGAAACCTTTGATTTCACAGCCAGATGCCTTAACTATCAAGATTGAGGATACACCTGAATTTTTAGAATATCACCTGGATCTTGATCAGAGTGATGTTGGACGTGTAATCGGTCGTAAAGGTCGTACTATCTCCGCTATAAGGACGATTGTTTACTCTGTCCCAACCGAGTACAAAAAAGTTCGCATCGTCATTGATGAGAAATAA
- a CDS encoding putative immunity protein produces MKPEDYAWNAHERKCYENSQVILPSPYKLKILDDGEKRLELELVLEELPQGKLARWAMKIASSFIALIDAEDESEKQKILTQVRAIFQARLDGRASAYELRQAGFLANKLSQQAQSQIGKYAARVFAQAVATGHMRGHAIVAADYAIKVRNLQSPDDLQRAVKEREGQIELASAFIRSGKETL; encoded by the coding sequence ATGAAGCCAGAAGATTATGCTTGGAACGCTCATGAGCGCAAGTGTTATGAGAATAGCCAAGTGATTTTACCGAGCCCATACAAGCTGAAAATCCTGGATGATGGTGAGAAGAGATTGGAATTGGAGCTTGTTTTGGAGGAACTTCCTCAAGGGAAACTGGCTCGATGGGCTATGAAAATAGCGTCAAGCTTTATAGCTCTGATAGATGCGGAAGATGAGTCTGAAAAGCAGAAGATTTTGACTCAGGTAAGAGCGATTTTTCAGGCTCGACTTGATGGTAGGGCATCTGCCTATGAACTAAGGCAGGCTGGTTTCTTGGCTAACAAACTGTCGCAGCAAGCCCAATCACAAATCGGTAAATATGCTGCGCGTGTCTTTGCCCAAGCAGTCGCAACAGGCCACATGCGGGGCCATGCTATCGTCGCAGCGGATTATGCCATCAAAGTCAGAAACTTGCAGAGTCCAGATGATTTGCAGCGGGCTGTCAAGGAAAGAGAAGGGCAGATAGAGCTAGCCTCTGCTTTTATTAGATCAGGAAAGGAAACTTTATGA
- a CDS encoding TrkH family potassium uptake protein: protein MKHLFSRLSPAQKIILSFLLVIFCGSLLLSLPWVQTASSQASYLDHLFTAVSMVCVTGLFTQSVVDTYNVWGQLLCMLLIQIGGLGILTFIGFFTMESRKKLSLKDRRILRDSFSYGNNRTLGQFVRSIFITTFSIEGLGALLLMIRFIPKFGLRKGIFNSIFLAVSAFCNAGFDNFGNDSLLGLQTDVLVNITLALLIITGGLGFMVWFDLATKLGGKQKGLHFHTKVVLLLTAGLLVFGTVTSLWTEYNNLGTIGNLSFGDKLLVSFFQTVSMRTAGFASIDYTAARPVTLFIYLLQMFLGGAPGGTAGGLKITTFLVLFLFARKEILGLPHTNMGRRTLSPQLVQKAFGVTVIFQLTFLLGLLALGLVTDSSHRFIYLIFETVSALATVGVTANITTSLNTAGMIVIMLLMFIGRVGPLTLMVSLNHYQPKKAATLHYSKADIMIG, encoded by the coding sequence ATGAAGCATTTATTTTCACGCTTGTCACCAGCGCAAAAGATTATCTTGTCTTTTCTTCTGGTGATATTCTGTGGCTCCTTGCTACTCAGTCTGCCTTGGGTGCAGACGGCAAGTTCCCAAGCGAGCTATCTGGATCATCTTTTTACAGCTGTCTCGATGGTCTGTGTGACAGGGCTTTTTACTCAATCGGTTGTGGATACATACAATGTCTGGGGACAGCTCCTTTGTATGTTGCTGATTCAGATTGGTGGTTTGGGAATCCTGACTTTTATCGGATTTTTCACCATGGAAAGTCGGAAAAAGCTCAGCCTCAAGGATCGCCGTATTCTGCGGGATAGTTTTAGTTATGGTAACAATCGTACCTTAGGTCAATTTGTCCGTTCGATTTTTATCACGACTTTTAGTATCGAAGGACTGGGTGCGCTCCTTCTCATGATTCGCTTCATTCCCAAGTTTGGTCTGAGAAAAGGGATTTTTAATTCTATCTTTTTAGCCGTTTCTGCATTTTGTAATGCGGGCTTTGATAATTTTGGCAATGATAGCCTACTAGGCTTGCAGACAGATGTTTTGGTCAATATCACCTTGGCTCTCCTCATTATTACTGGAGGACTTGGCTTCATGGTTTGGTTTGACTTGGCGACTAAATTGGGAGGAAAACAGAAGGGGCTGCACTTTCATACTAAGGTAGTCTTGCTACTGACTGCTGGTCTCCTCGTTTTTGGGACGGTCACGAGTCTCTGGACGGAGTACAATAATCTTGGAACGATTGGCAATCTTTCCTTTGGCGATAAGCTACTGGTCAGCTTTTTTCAGACAGTCAGTATGAGGACAGCTGGCTTTGCTTCCATTGATTATACAGCTGCTCGTCCAGTAACCCTGTTTATCTATCTGCTCCAGATGTTTCTGGGAGGGGCTCCGGGTGGTACAGCGGGCGGTCTGAAAATTACGACCTTCCTAGTTCTTTTTCTTTTTGCTCGAAAGGAAATCCTGGGCTTGCCTCATACCAATATGGGACGGAGAACGCTGTCTCCTCAGCTAGTGCAGAAGGCTTTTGGTGTGACAGTGATTTTTCAGCTGACATTTCTGCTTGGTCTTTTGGCTCTTGGGCTAGTGACCGATAGCAGTCATCGTTTTATTTACCTGATATTTGAGACTGTGTCGGCATTGGCTACAGTTGGTGTCACGGCCAATATCACTACCAGCCTCAATACAGCTGGTATGATTGTGATTATGTTGCTAATGTTTATTGGACGGGTGGGGCCGCTGACTCTTATGGTCAGTCTCAACCATTATCAACCGAAGAAGGCTGCAACCTTGCATTACAGCAAGGCGGACATTATGATTGGATAG
- a CDS encoding potassium channel family protein has translation MANQTVGILGLGIFGQSIIEALISQDVEIIAIDNHEETINQYEDMIAVGVIGDITDMELLEAADVGSCDTVIVATGESLESSVLAVMHCKALGVKNVIAKVKDEVTQQVLEKVGADLVILPEVEAGISLAKTILLNHSIEVFQLDDDVVVAEFELPASWVGKTVREVDARRLYHLNIIGYRLTKNQPLESKFTPDFVWPEGVSIMAVTDNQHLDNLREIVSSS, from the coding sequence ATGGCAAATCAAACAGTTGGAATCCTCGGCTTGGGGATTTTTGGACAGAGTATCATTGAGGCCTTGATTTCTCAGGATGTAGAAATCATTGCGATTGATAATCACGAAGAGACAATCAATCAGTATGAAGACATGATTGCCGTTGGTGTGATCGGAGACATTACTGATATGGAGCTTTTAGAGGCGGCAGACGTTGGGTCCTGTGATACGGTCATCGTAGCGACGGGAGAAAGTCTGGAATCCAGCGTCCTAGCGGTCATGCACTGCAAGGCATTGGGCGTTAAAAATGTCATTGCCAAGGTCAAAGATGAAGTAACTCAGCAGGTGCTGGAAAAGGTGGGAGCTGATCTGGTTATTCTGCCTGAAGTGGAGGCTGGTATTTCATTGGCTAAGACTATTCTCTTGAACCATTCGATTGAGGTCTTCCAGCTGGATGACGATGTAGTAGTGGCTGAGTTTGAACTGCCTGCTAGCTGGGTCGGGAAAACGGTCCGTGAAGTAGATGCTCGCAGGCTTTATCATCTTAATATTATCGGCTACCGTCTGACAAAAAATCAGCCTTTGGAAAGCAAGTTTACTCCAGACTTTGTTTGGCCAGAAGGAGTCAGCATTATGGCTGTGACTGATAACCAGCATTTGGATAATTTACGTGAAATAGTGAGTAGCAGCTAG
- a CDS encoding GNAT family N-acetyltransferase, producing the protein MSLTSQIITADFPDLDKVEALNNEGFPEEERIPLSEFLRYEEQEDANFFAFYHEKEFVGFAFAISNAQAFYVSFFAIMPHLRSHGYGGEIIEKLVNFYQRTMLLEIERLDEPCDNLEQRQARWEFYKSKGFRSSNAFLEYEDLSFEILYRGDSFDEESFSIQSPCQPSSHSSQ; encoded by the coding sequence ATGAGCTTAACCAGCCAGATCATTACAGCAGATTTTCCAGATTTGGATAAGGTAGAAGCCTTGAATAATGAAGGTTTCCCAGAAGAGGAAAGGATACCGCTCAGTGAATTTTTACGATATGAGGAACAGGAGGATGCTAATTTTTTCGCCTTTTATCATGAAAAGGAATTTGTTGGTTTTGCCTTTGCCATCTCCAACGCGCAAGCCTTTTATGTTAGTTTCTTTGCTATTATGCCCCACTTGCGCAGCCATGGCTATGGCGGTGAAATCATCGAAAAGCTGGTCAATTTCTATCAGCGAACCATGCTTTTAGAAATCGAGCGCCTAGATGAGCCGTGTGATAATCTTGAACAGCGTCAGGCTCGCTGGGAATTTTATAAAAGCAAGGGTTTCCGCTCATCGAATGCATTTCTGGAATATGAGGATCTTAGCTTTGAAATTCTTTATCGAGGGGATTCTTTTGACGAAGAATCTTTTTCGATACAAAGTCCCTGCCAGCCTTCCTCGCACTCATCCCAGTAG
- a CDS encoding VOC family protein, whose translation MQKGGPTMMRSGHLIYKVKDLQESVKEWEAKGFVVEYGRREKPNNALIYFSQGPYIELLENTGIPVIAKIIAKLFGRPKNLERFFYWDECEEGWQGLCIEKDSSSKESPR comes from the coding sequence ATGCAAAAAGGAGGGCCTACTATGATGAGAAGCGGCCATCTGATTTACAAGGTAAAAGACTTGCAGGAATCGGTCAAGGAATGGGAAGCAAAGGGTTTTGTCGTCGAATACGGCAGAAGGGAAAAACCCAACAATGCCTTAATATACTTTAGTCAAGGCCCCTATATTGAGCTCCTGGAAAATACAGGTATTCCTGTAATAGCCAAAATCATAGCTAAACTATTTGGCAGACCTAAAAATCTGGAACGCTTTTTCTACTGGGATGAGTGCGAGGAAGGCTGGCAGGGACTTTGTATCGAAAAAGATTCTTCGTCAAAAGAATCCCCTCGATAA
- the rimM gene encoding ribosome maturation factor RimM (Essential for efficient processing of 16S rRNA) produces the protein MNYFNVGKIVNTQGLQGEMRVLSVTDFAEERFKKGNTLALFDKKDQFVMDVEIASHRKVKNFDIIKFKGMYHINDIEKFRDFTLKVREEDLTDLEDGEFYYHEIIGLEVYENDILLGTIKEILQPGANDVWVVKRKGKRDLLLPYIPPVVLGIDIEQGRVDVEIPEGLDDEN, from the coding sequence ATGAATTATTTTAATGTTGGAAAAATCGTCAATACGCAAGGTTTGCAAGGTGAGATGCGGGTTTTGTCAGTGACGGATTTTGCAGAAGAGCGTTTTAAAAAAGGCAATACCCTTGCCCTTTTCGATAAGAAAGACCAGTTTGTCATGGATGTGGAGATTGCCAGCCATCGCAAGGTCAAGAACTTTGATATTATCAAGTTTAAGGGGATGTACCACATCAATGACATTGAGAAATTCCGTGATTTCACTTTGAAGGTACGAGAGGAAGATTTGACGGACTTGGAAGACGGGGAATTTTACTACCATGAAATCATCGGCCTTGAAGTCTATGAAAATGACATTCTTCTTGGTACGATTAAGGAAATTCTGCAACCAGGAGCCAATGATGTCTGGGTGGTCAAGCGTAAAGGCAAGCGCGACTTGCTTCTCCCTTACATTCCGCCAGTGGTTCTGGGGATTGACATTGAGCAAGGTCGGGTTGATGTAGAGATACCGGAAGGATTGGACGATGAAAATTGA
- the trmD gene encoding tRNA (guanosine(37)-N1)-methyltransferase TrmD, with protein sequence MKIDILTLFPEMFAPLEHSIVGKAREKGLLEINYHNFREKAEKSRHVDDEPYGGGQGMLLRAQPIFDAYDAIEKKQPRVILLDPAGRTFDQAYAEELSKEEELIFICGHYEGYDERIKTLVTDEISLGDYVLTGGELAAMTMIDATVRLIPEVIGKEASHTDDSFSSGLLEYPQYTRPYDYRGMVVPEVLMSGHHENIRKWRLYESLKKTYLRRPDLLEHYQMTVEEEAMLEEIRQAQSD encoded by the coding sequence ATGAAAATTGATATTTTGACACTCTTTCCGGAGATGTTTGCGCCTTTAGAGCACTCTATCGTCGGTAAAGCTCGGGAAAAAGGCCTCTTAGAAATCAACTACCACAATTTCCGAGAGAAGGCTGAAAAATCTCGGCATGTAGACGACGAGCCATACGGCGGAGGCCAAGGCATGTTGTTGCGGGCTCAGCCTATTTTTGATGCTTATGATGCCATTGAAAAGAAGCAGCCGCGCGTGATTTTGCTGGATCCTGCTGGCCGGACTTTTGACCAAGCCTATGCTGAGGAACTGTCTAAGGAAGAGGAACTCATTTTCATTTGTGGCCATTACGAAGGCTATGATGAGCGGATCAAGACTTTAGTGACAGACGAAATCTCCCTTGGCGACTATGTCCTTACTGGGGGAGAATTGGCAGCAATGACTATGATTGATGCTACCGTTCGCCTGATTCCAGAGGTTATTGGAAAGGAAGCCAGTCATACAGATGACAGTTTTTCGTCTGGACTCTTGGAATACCCTCAGTACACTCGGCCTTATGACTATCGGGGTATGGTTGTTCCTGAAGTCCTTATGAGCGGCCATCATGAAAACATCCGCAAGTGGCGTCTCTATGAAAGTCTGAAAAAGACCTATCTAAGACGTCCAGACTTGCTGGAACACTATCAAATGACGGTCGAAGAAGAAGCGATGTTAGAGGAAATTCGACAAGCTCAATCGGACTGA
- a CDS encoding CAP domain-containing protein, with the protein MRAAIPRLIIVCEIIKRRLIMEKKIGKSVVATGIAATTIISGGLTHQVHADELVESTVTAPQATEVTGKPVTAADVAVAQENAEAAKAKLDEQRSIVDTAKTEAEDAKTSVKVAEAAVETAKEIQAEATEENVAKAETEAKTAEQEVSAKDTAVREAAAKAAKAEQAVKDQANTIKASQSLVDVAETELKQAKTPLNSEEQAVATAKSQQSQAQTALDNAKAELTKAEQAASSAPQVQAEIQNKINQAKESLGQTNQAIKSLEGQIPAAEQAAATAPVDLRNTTYSQFLENVRNNAANQEIRDAANNALAVYQRGQNEFGISVNSDPTSPANLENNLQALELVKAINAYRRNAGLQELLVDPYANVASQIQTIYFERNNWHMGKLIGNENVAISFDPQGAVNFWHSEKELYQKIAAQYGLPTDETQIDANAIYMRVGAAVFAKIGHYVQMMDNKANAISAAYDKHPNQWGTPHGTSEVGFHHISNFDQRVNNGTLLTVAAMEQLLRAGGGRSAGSNANVTALKNQLAELKAQKVGQESAINILNAQLADAQKAVAAQISAVEAARQKVATAENNLALTKQNVALKQEALDRATAKIAASLAPYQTNLSNAQAVLAAAKDKLAELQSAQEAAKANLTTAQEDFMAAQKTLAAAKKKVIDLQNAPQLLAEAERELAEAQLDYEAKQAILNQETATLAVLEESYNSLQANYETLLNILNQAALLYGNALNSNYRSGEDKQTLTAVKGGAAGPGAEDESKKDSDAKTAEVHANTREVKGATTGAVQAAGSDVFTDFVVNPAAQLASVATTADKAPTVPAILPNTGSEAERLAIFGMALGAAAFLGTNKRRRRDEDYN; encoded by the coding sequence ATGCGGGCTGCTATACCCAGGTTAATTATAGTATGTGAGATTATAAAAAGGAGATTGATTATGGAAAAGAAAATAGGCAAGTCTGTTGTAGCGACTGGTATCGCGGCTACAACTATTATTTCTGGTGGACTGACCCATCAAGTGCACGCGGATGAGTTGGTTGAATCAACTGTAACAGCTCCACAAGCGACTGAAGTAACTGGAAAACCGGTGACAGCAGCAGATGTAGCTGTTGCCCAAGAAAATGCTGAAGCTGCCAAAGCTAAACTCGATGAGCAAAGATCGATAGTAGATACTGCTAAAACAGAAGCTGAAGATGCAAAAACTAGCGTGAAAGTGGCTGAAGCCGCAGTTGAGACTGCTAAAGAAATACAGGCAGAAGCAACAGAAGAAAATGTTGCTAAGGCGGAGACAGAAGCAAAAACAGCAGAGCAAGAGGTTAGTGCAAAAGACACTGCTGTTCGAGAAGCAGCGGCTAAAGCTGCTAAGGCAGAACAGGCTGTTAAAGATCAAGCAAATACTATTAAGGCGAGTCAATCTCTTGTAGATGTTGCAGAGACTGAATTGAAACAAGCTAAAACACCACTTAACTCAGAAGAGCAAGCTGTAGCAACTGCTAAGAGTCAGCAAAGTCAAGCACAGACTGCTTTAGACAATGCAAAGGCTGAACTGACAAAGGCAGAGCAAGCAGCTTCTTCTGCTCCACAAGTGCAGGCTGAAATCCAGAATAAAATCAATCAGGCAAAGGAATCTTTGGGTCAAACCAATCAAGCTATTAAGTCTCTTGAAGGGCAGATTCCGGCTGCCGAGCAAGCAGCAGCAACAGCTCCTGTTGACCTTCGCAATACGACTTATTCCCAATTTTTAGAAAATGTTCGTAACAATGCGGCTAATCAAGAAATTCGTGATGCTGCCAACAATGCACTTGCTGTTTACCAACGCGGACAAAATGAATTTGGTATCTCAGTTAATTCTGACCCAACCAGTCCAGCTAATCTAGAAAATAACCTGCAAGCTTTAGAGTTGGTTAAGGCGATTAATGCTTACCGTCGTAATGCCGGCTTACAAGAGTTGTTGGTTGATCCGTATGCGAATGTGGCTAGCCAGATTCAGACTATCTACTTTGAGCGCAATAACTGGCATATGGGTAAGCTGATTGGTAATGAGAATGTGGCGATTAGTTTTGACCCGCAAGGGGCTGTCAATTTCTGGCACAGTGAAAAAGAACTCTATCAAAAGATTGCGGCGCAATATGGACTGCCTACAGATGAAACTCAGATTGATGCTAATGCTATCTATATGAGAGTTGGAGCGGCTGTATTTGCTAAGATTGGCCACTATGTTCAGATGATGGACAATAAAGCCAATGCTATCTCGGCGGCTTATGATAAACATCCAAACCAATGGGGCACTCCTCATGGTACATCCGAAGTTGGTTTCCATCACATTAGCAACTTTGACCAACGTGTTAATAACGGTACTCTATTGACTGTTGCGGCTATGGAGCAGTTGTTGCGTGCTGGTGGCGGTCGTTCTGCAGGTTCTAACGCTAATGTTACAGCACTTAAGAATCAATTGGCTGAACTCAAGGCTCAAAAAGTCGGTCAGGAATCAGCTATCAATATCCTCAATGCTCAATTAGCTGATGCTCAAAAGGCAGTGGCAGCGCAGATTTCAGCAGTTGAAGCAGCTCGTCAGAAGGTAGCAACTGCTGAAAATAATCTAGCCTTGACCAAGCAAAATGTTGCCCTTAAGCAGGAAGCTCTCGATAGAGCTACAGCTAAGATTGCAGCAAGCTTGGCTCCTTACCAAACTAACTTGAGCAATGCTCAGGCAGTTCTAGCAGCAGCTAAGGATAAGTTGGCAGAACTTCAGTCGGCTCAAGAAGCTGCGAAAGCTAATTTGACAACTGCTCAAGAGGACTTCATGGCTGCTCAAAAGACATTAGCAGCAGCTAAAAAGAAAGTTATTGACCTTCAGAATGCTCCTCAGTTACTTGCAGAAGCAGAGCGGGAGTTGGCAGAAGCGCAGCTTGATTATGAAGCTAAACAAGCAATCTTAAATCAAGAGACTGCAACTTTAGCTGTTCTTGAGGAATCCTACAACAGTCTTCAAGCGAATTATGAAACTCTCTTGAATATCTTGAATCAAGCAGCTCTCCTGTATGGAAATGCTCTGAATAGTAACTATCGCTCAGGTGAAGATAAACAGACTCTAACTGCTGTAAAAGGCGGAGCTGCTGGTCCAGGTGCAGAGGATGAATCTAAGAAAGATTCAGATGCTAAGACTGCAGAAGTTCATGCGAACACTCGTGAAGTCAAAGGAGCAACTACAGGTGCTGTTCAAGCGGCAGGTAGTGACGTATTCACTGATTTTGTTGTAAATCCTGCAGCTCAACTTGCTAGCGTGGCTACAACTGCTGATAAGGCTCCAACAGTTCCTGCTATTCTGCCAAATACTGGTTCAGAAGCAGAACGCCTTGCAATTTTTGGTATGGCACTTGGTGCAGCTGCCTTTTTGGGAACCAACAAACGCCGTCGTAGAGACGAAGATTATAATTAA